A window from candidate division WOR-3 bacterium encodes these proteins:
- the bshB1 gene encoding bacillithiol biosynthesis deacetylase BshB1, with protein MKKTLIAFGAHPDDVELSIGGFIAKLSRKGYKVIICDLTNGEPTPFGNPETRKKESEEAAKILGVERITLDLPNRYLMDSVEARIKVAEVMREFKPEIILTHHGEDQHPDHIETRKIVQAARFYSKLTKVDWKGEPFYPPKLLFFHASHKRKIFHPHLVIDITDTFEIKMKACDAYKSQFGFYEEKRREFLNIIEIFNRFYGRLIGVKYGEILFIEEPLPVKSFDFLFE; from the coding sequence ATGAAAAAAACTCTAATTGCCTTTGGTGCCCATCCTGATGATGTGGAACTCTCCATAGGTGGTTTTATTGCAAAACTTTCAAGAAAGGGGTATAAAGTTATAATATGCGATTTAACAAATGGTGAACCTACACCCTTTGGGAATCCTGAAACAAGAAAAAAAGAATCAGAGGAAGCAGCAAAAATTCTCGGTGTAGAAAGAATAACACTTGATTTACCAAACAGATACCTGATGGATAGTGTGGAAGCAAGAATAAAAGTTGCAGAAGTTATGAGAGAATTTAAACCTGAAATAATATTAACCCACCATGGAGAGGATCAGCATCCTGACCACATAGAAACAAGGAAAATTGTTCAGGCTGCAAGATTTTATTCAAAACTTACAAAAGTGGACTGGAAAGGAGAACCATTTTATCCACCAAAACTTTTATTCTTTCACGCCTCCCATAAAAGAAAAATCTTTCATCCTCATTTAGTTATAGATATAACAGATACCTTTGAAATAAAAATGAAAGCATGCGATGCCTATAAATCCCAATTTGGTTTTTATGAAGAGAAAAGAAGAGAATTTCTTAACATAATAGAAATATTTAATAGATTTTATGGAAGACTAATAGGTGTAAAATATGGTGAAATTCTTTTTATTGAAGAACCCCTTCCTGTTAAGAGTTTTGATTTTCTCTTTGAGTAA
- a CDS encoding CdaR family protein has translation MKKRDIIEILISFVFGILIWFFSVTSKTYKVERDFEITYEGIPDSLTFLEPPPKKIKVEVVADGRSLIFINFFRPKFLINLENPKRGKNIYKTSDIKFVIPHFVKINDIKFKQDFLNLRFDKKSEKEVPVSAMITGNPRSGFTIKLKKAEGYVKITGPLSILKSIDSIKTNYVSVEKREKSFREKVGLLKPSEVIDISPDSIDVYVEIERLEEKDFTNIPYIVLAPKEYMIETEPSKLFLRLKGPESVLRNLNREDISVIVNALNFSEGEFFLKPKVRLPDNVSVVKLEPENVRVKLFKKK, from the coding sequence ATGAAAAAAAGGGATATAATAGAAATTTTAATTTCCTTTGTTTTTGGAATTTTGATCTGGTTTTTTTCTGTTACCAGTAAAACTTATAAGGTGGAAAGGGATTTTGAAATAACTTATGAAGGAATTCCTGATTCTCTTACTTTTCTTGAACCTCCCCCTAAAAAAATAAAGGTGGAAGTAGTAGCAGATGGTAGGTCTCTTATCTTTATTAATTTTTTTAGACCCAAATTTTTAATTAATCTTGAGAATCCCAAAAGGGGTAAAAATATTTATAAAACTTCTGATATAAAATTCGTAATACCTCATTTTGTAAAAATAAATGATATAAAATTCAAACAGGATTTTTTAAATTTAAGATTTGATAAAAAATCCGAAAAGGAAGTTCCTGTAAGTGCAATGATAACAGGAAATCCAAGATCTGGCTTTACTATTAAGTTAAAAAAAGCTGAAGGATACGTAAAAATAACAGGACCTCTTTCAATTTTAAAAAGTATAGATAGTATAAAAACCAATTATGTGTCAGTGGAAAAAAGAGAAAAAAGTTTTAGAGAAAAGGTTGGTCTTTTAAAACCATCAGAAGTTATAGATATCTCTCCTGATTCAATAGATGTTTATGTAGAAATAGAAAGACTTGAAGAAAAAGATTTTACAAATATTCCTTATATAGTTTTAGCTCCAAAAGAGTATATGATTGAAACTGAACCTTCAAAATTGTTTTTAAGATTAAAGGGACCTGAATCGGTTTTGAGAAATTTAAATAGAGAGGATATTAGTGTAATTGTAAATGCTTTGAATTTTTCTGAGGGTGAATTTTTTCTTAAACCCAAAGTCAGGCTTCCAGATAATGTTAGTGTAGTAAAACTGGAACCAGAAAATGTTAGGGTTAAACTTTTTAAGAAAAAGTAG
- a CDS encoding macro domain-containing protein gives MTTEILKEKEINKRKVYVFYGDITELEVDAIVNAANEYLKHGGGLAGVIVRKGGKIIQEESDKIGYCPVGSAVVTSAGKLKAKYVIHAVGPRWGEGDEEKKLKNAVRSALKLGEDKKIKSIAIPAISTGIFGFPKEKGTKIIVEEVKDFLTREADSIREVYLCDINLETCKYFEEFL, from the coding sequence ATGACCACCGAAATTTTAAAGGAGAAAGAAATAAATAAAAGAAAAGTATATGTTTTTTATGGTGATATTACTGAACTTGAAGTTGACGCAATAGTAAATGCTGCGAATGAGTACTTGAAACATGGGGGAGGACTTGCAGGAGTTATTGTGAGAAAAGGTGGAAAAATTATACAGGAAGAAAGTGATAAAATTGGTTATTGTCCTGTGGGAAGTGCTGTTGTAACAAGTGCAGGAAAACTGAAGGCTAAATATGTAATACATGCTGTTGGTCCAAGATGGGGTGAGGGTGATGAGGAAAAAAAGTTAAAAAATGCTGTTAGAAGCGCATTAAAACTTGGTGAAGATAAAAAAATAAAAAGTATTGCTATTCCTGCTATTTCAACAGGTATTTTTGGTTTTCCAAAAGAAAAGGGAACTAAAATAATAGTGGAGGAAGTTAAGGATTTTCTTACCAGGGAGGCAGATTCAATTAGAGAAGTTTATCTCTGTGATATAAACTTAGAAACCTGTAAGTATTTTGAAGAGTTTTTATAA
- the sucC gene encoding ADP-forming succinate--CoA ligase subunit beta, which produces MKLLEYQGRILFEKYGIPVKKGDVAKTPEEAYEIHKKIGGEVVIKAQVPVGGRGKAGGIKISDSPERTKELAEKILSLTIKSYPVKKVLVAESAKIKKEMYLSLTLDRKSSKILLMAIREGGIEVEEIARERPESIYTDFIPVLRGISNYQLRRFSSFLFPDNINLRKEAESILLKIYKLFRECNANLVEINPLALCDDGKLWAIDSKIILDDNASYKYPEFVPERDMDYENLKEFEAKEHGLSYVKLNGKVGCVVNGAGLAMATMDTLKKFGGEPANFLDIGGSSSPEKVKAAIQILLSDANVKSVFLNIFGGITRCDDVANGLVSAFKELKPNVPIVIRLTGTNEEEGRKIIENSGLKLFTAKSMDEGAKLAVEMAEKM; this is translated from the coding sequence ATGAAACTACTTGAATATCAAGGAAGGATTTTATTTGAAAAATATGGAATCCCTGTTAAAAAGGGAGATGTGGCAAAAACACCTGAAGAAGCATACGAAATTCACAAAAAAATAGGAGGGGAAGTGGTCATTAAAGCCCAGGTTCCGGTTGGTGGAAGGGGAAAAGCGGGTGGAATAAAAATTTCTGATTCACCTGAAAGGACCAAGGAACTTGCAGAAAAAATACTTTCTTTAACTATAAAATCATACCCAGTAAAAAAGGTTCTTGTGGCTGAAAGTGCAAAAATTAAAAAGGAAATGTACTTATCTCTTACACTTGACAGAAAAAGTTCTAAAATTCTTTTAATGGCAATTAGAGAAGGTGGAATTGAAGTTGAAGAAATTGCAAGGGAAAGACCCGAAAGTATTTACACAGATTTTATACCAGTATTAAGGGGGATATCAAATTATCAATTAAGAAGGTTTTCAAGTTTTCTTTTCCCTGATAACATTAACTTAAGGAAAGAGGCTGAATCAATACTTTTAAAAATATATAAACTATTTAGAGAATGTAATGCAAATCTTGTGGAAATTAATCCTCTTGCCCTCTGTGATGATGGGAAACTGTGGGCTATTGATTCAAAAATAATATTAGATGACAATGCTTCTTATAAATATCCTGAATTTGTTCCAGAAAGGGACATGGATTATGAAAACCTGAAAGAATTTGAAGCAAAGGAACATGGATTATCCTATGTTAAACTTAACGGAAAAGTTGGTTGTGTTGTAAATGGCGCTGGTCTTGCAATGGCTACTATGGATACCCTTAAAAAATTCGGGGGTGAACCCGCTAATTTCCTTGATATAGGTGGTTCATCATCTCCTGAAAAAGTAAAGGCAGCTATACAAATTCTTCTTTCTGATGCAAATGTAAAATCTGTATTTTTAAATATATTTGGCGGTATAACAAGATGTGATGATGTAGCAAATGGTCTTGTTAGTGCTTTTAAAGAGTTAAAACCTAATGTCCCAATTGTAATAAGACTTACAGGAACAAATGAAGAGGAAGGAAGGAAAATAATTGAAAATTCAGGACTTAAACTTTTTACTGCAAAAAGCATGGATGAAGGCGCAAAATTAGCAGTTGAAATGGCTGAGAAGATGTAA
- a CDS encoding aspartate-semialdehyde dehydrogenase, with product MRICILGASGLVGKTLLKVLEEKKFPFKEIILFGGEEKEIKINGKEFKIEKFEGKLPECDLFFSCLDTDEAIQIVPQILKMRKRVIDNSSAFRLKEDVPLVIPEININVLKKENLLIANPNCSTIQLLLSIFPLFKFGIKKIFVSTYQSVSGAGKKGLLSYNYEKRGEIYKESPFPYRIFENLFPYIGEIEEGETLEERKIKEESKKILNRRDIEIYPLCVRVPVPYVHSQTVFLEISKSVKEEEIIDEINSKSYLKYEEIPSPINYIDKDIVGIGRIKVNGKIVKFFSCMDNLRKGAATNAIQIGEYYVR from the coding sequence ATGAGAATCTGTATTCTTGGTGCAAGTGGTCTTGTTGGAAAAACTCTTCTAAAAGTTTTAGAGGAGAAAAAATTCCCCTTTAAAGAAATCATTCTTTTTGGAGGAGAAGAAAAAGAAATAAAAATAAATGGAAAAGAATTTAAAATAGAAAAATTTGAAGGAAAATTACCTGAATGTGACCTTTTTTTTTCCTGTCTTGATACAGATGAAGCAATTCAAATTGTTCCCCAAATATTAAAAATGAGAAAAAGAGTTATTGATAATTCTTCAGCCTTCAGACTAAAAGAGGATGTCCCCCTTGTGATACCAGAAATAAATATAAATGTCCTGAAAAAAGAAAATCTTCTAATTGCAAATCCCAACTGTTCCACAATTCAACTTTTACTTTCAATTTTCCCACTTTTTAAATTCGGAATTAAAAAAATTTTTGTATCAACATATCAATCGGTGTCAGGGGCAGGTAAAAAGGGACTTTTATCTTATAATTATGAAAAAAGGGGTGAAATATATAAGGAAAGTCCCTTCCCTTATAGGATTTTTGAAAACCTATTTCCTTACATAGGAGAAATAGAAGAAGGTGAAACTCTTGAAGAAAGAAAAATAAAGGAAGAAAGTAAGAAAATTTTAAATAGAAGAGATATAGAAATTTACCCTTTATGTGTAAGAGTTCCTGTTCCATATGTTCATTCCCAAACTGTTTTTCTTGAAATCTCAAAAAGTGTAAAAGAAGAGGAAATAATAGATGAAATTAATAGTAAAAGTTATTTAAAATATGAGGAAATTCCATCACCAATTAATTATATAGATAAAGATATTGTCGGAATAGGAAGGATAAAAGTAAATGGTAAAATTGTTAAATTTTTTTCCTGTATGGATAATTTAAGAAAAGGTGCTGCAACCAATGCAATACAAATAGGGGAGTATTATGTCAGATAA
- a CDS encoding sigma-70 family RNA polymerase sigma factor, whose product MSDKKSYGDKVLEIYFKEISRYPILPPDEIDELVIKAQKGDKIAKEKVVHSLLRMVVSIAMKYKDFGVPVQDLINEGNLGLLRAIEKFDPTKKVHFIGYAPYWIKQAITRALDEQSTTVRIPSEHRTAIRKIKRAEEELGFKRGEITDEEIAKLTGLPLEEIKFAKSIISQEFSLDQLTIEGEEKSSWEEIVEQKSLPSPEVEFAEEKRKLKIRKILNNLPLRERLIIYLYTGTEFSCYEILKIVKEYMKMMGYDFNPKELIINTVHKVINDSLNELNKLGERCYDFLNNLKKTGDFELWKKIAKNKSLIEKIFQSDKIDIKEAVLIHRFWKYIEDDIERKKIFLKWTKETLPEKDKRNVFLLYFALDSGYPQILEFIGDLLNISRERVRQIKERTMKELQEKFKKERVEI is encoded by the coding sequence ATGTCAGATAAAAAATCATACGGAGATAAGGTTCTTGAAATATATTTCAAAGAAATATCAAGATACCCGATTCTACCTCCTGATGAAATAGATGAACTTGTGATAAAAGCACAAAAAGGAGATAAAATTGCAAAGGAAAAAGTTGTCCATTCTCTTTTGAGAATGGTTGTCAGCATAGCAATGAAGTATAAAGACTTTGGAGTGCCTGTCCAGGATTTGATAAATGAAGGTAACCTTGGTCTTTTAAGGGCAATTGAGAAATTTGACCCAACTAAAAAAGTTCACTTTATAGGGTATGCTCCTTACTGGATAAAACAAGCAATAACAAGGGCTCTTGATGAACAATCCACAACTGTTAGAATTCCCTCTGAACACAGAACAGCAATAAGAAAAATAAAAAGAGCCGAGGAGGAACTGGGTTTTAAAAGAGGAGAAATAACAGATGAGGAAATAGCAAAACTAACAGGTTTACCTCTGGAGGAAATAAAATTTGCAAAATCTATAATCAGTCAGGAATTTTCCCTCGACCAACTGACAATTGAAGGTGAAGAAAAATCTTCATGGGAGGAGATAGTAGAGCAAAAATCCCTCCCTTCACCTGAAGTGGAATTTGCTGAAGAAAAGAGAAAATTGAAAATAAGAAAAATTTTAAACAATTTACCTTTAAGAGAAAGACTGATAATCTATCTTTATACAGGCACTGAATTTTCCTGTTACGAGATACTGAAAATAGTTAAGGAATACATGAAAATGATGGGTTATGATTTTAACCCAAAGGAATTAATAATTAATACAGTCCACAAAGTTATAAATGATTCTCTAAATGAACTTAATAAATTAGGTGAGAGATGTTATGATTTCCTTAACAACCTTAAAAAAACAGGTGATTTTGAATTATGGAAAAAAATTGCTAAAAATAAATCTCTTATTGAAAAAATATTTCAATCAGATAAAATTGATATAAAAGAGGCTGTTCTTATTCACAGGTTCTGGAAATATATAGAGGATGACATAGAAAGAAAAAAGATTTTCCTAAAATGGACAAAAGAGACATTACCAGAAAAAGATAAAAGAAATGTATTTTTACTTTACTTTGCCCTTGATTCAGGTTATCCCCAGATACTTGAATTTATAGGTGATTTATTAAATATTTCAAGAGAAAGGGTAAGACAGATAAAAGAAAGAACAATGAAAGAACTTCAGGAAAAATTTAAAAAGGAAAGGGTCGAAATTTGA
- a CDS encoding nitrilase-related carbon-nitrogen hydrolase codes for MKIGFFQFKPYHGDKEKNLEIIKEITKKSKSELIVFPELATSGYLVPDKNFLEKNSFSVPESKEFEVLLKTVKETRTGLVTGFPEKNNGKFYNSALYILPDGKYGVYRKIHLFYKEKLHFEKGNNPLDGIFEYNGFKFGIIVCFDWFFPEQIRYLTFKGVNMILHCANLVLPWSQRAMRIYSVINRIFTLTCNRIGEESCGNEKYIFTGKSQIVSPSGKIIARANSNNEILRVKEINLKESEDKNINEYNNIFEDIKNFFPYNIKIL; via the coding sequence TTGAAAATAGGTTTTTTTCAGTTTAAGCCCTATCACGGAGATAAAGAGAAAAATCTTGAAATAATAAAAGAAATAACAAAAAAAAGTAAATCTGAATTAATTGTTTTTCCGGAACTTGCTACATCAGGATATCTTGTTCCAGATAAAAATTTTTTAGAAAAAAATTCCTTTTCTGTTCCTGAAAGCAAGGAATTTGAAGTTCTTTTAAAAACTGTCAAAGAAACAAGAACAGGTTTAGTAACAGGTTTTCCTGAAAAAAATAATGGAAAATTTTATAACTCTGCCTTATATATTTTACCTGATGGTAAGTATGGCGTTTATAGAAAAATACATCTTTTCTATAAAGAAAAACTACATTTTGAAAAAGGTAACAATCCTCTCGATGGTATATTTGAATATAATGGATTTAAATTTGGAATAATAGTTTGTTTTGATTGGTTTTTTCCTGAACAGATAAGGTATTTAACCTTTAAAGGTGTAAACATGATTTTACATTGTGCAAATCTTGTTTTACCATGGTCTCAGAGAGCAATGAGAATTTATTCTGTTATCAATAGAATTTTCACTTTGACATGTAACAGGATTGGAGAGGAAAGTTGCGGGAATGAAAAGTATATCTTCACAGGAAAAAGTCAGATTGTTTCACCCTCGGGTAAAATAATAGCAAGAGCAAACTCTAACAATGAAATTTTAAGAGTAAAAGAAATAAATTTAAAGGAGTCAGAAGACAAAAATATAAATGAATACAACAACATATTTGAAGATATAAAAAATTTCTTCCCCTATAACATAAAAATTCTATAA